A window of Ammospiza caudacuta isolate bAmmCau1 chromosome 20, bAmmCau1.pri, whole genome shotgun sequence genomic DNA:
AGTTCAAAGGTACCTTTTAGTGTCACATACCTTGAGTTGCCTTCTTCTTCTCCCAGTAGTGCTCctgagatgaaaataaaaaagataattaTGTTCCATGTCTGCAGGAGGTCCTTTAATAGCCCTATTGATTGGGCAACCCATTGATTGGAAGGTTACAGGAGCTGAAATTTTCTGTGAAACACTAAATGAGGTTTCTTGTCTTTTGAAAAGAACCTCATTAATTCCTGCTTGCCTGGGTATAGGTGGTGGGTTTGTAATCACTTCTTTACACCtgcaattttttgttttacagagCCTGAAACTGGCAAAACCTGTTTACTGAAAGCCATGCTGAATCTACATGATGGGAAAAATGATACCATTCCCTTGCTGCTGGATATTGCAAGGAAAACTGGAACTCTGAAGGAGTTTGTTAATGCAGAATATACTGACAACTACTACAAGGGtaagggaagcagctgctgcagtgaatGCTTAGGTGCTCAGACTGAAATGGGGTCAGGCAGGGCTCTCAAAGTCTTGTGCATGAGGCCTTGTGCACACCAAAGTTCTGGTGTGTGATTGACAATCTGTGTAtttgtgctggggctgtgccctgttAGGTGCAATATTCTGCCATTTTTTATATAGAGTGATTTAATGACTTGCATTTGctgtttgtgtggtttttttcctgttcagcTGTAGAGCTTTCTAGCCTGCTGAGCTCTCAGTTCCAGCATCTTACATGGAGCTGAGGGAATTGCAGTGCTGAAAGCTCTCAGTCTGTACTAAATGCTGAGGATTTCTGTCTGATGGGTGTCTCTGCAGGCCAGACTGCTCTTCACATTGCCATCGAGAGGAGGAACATGTACCTGGTGAAGCTCCTGGTCCAGAATGGAGCAGATGTTCATGCCAGAGCCTGTGGGGAGTTCTTCAGGAAAATCAAAGGGAAATCTGGCTTTTATTTTGGTAGGAGTGAGCACAGTATGGTCTTTATTGATGGAGTTGTCCTAGCAGCATCCCAAGTGCAAGCTGTTAAATAATCCTGTTTATGTGGAGCTGGAGGCCCAGAAGTACCAGATGGGCTGTTCCACCTTTAGGCCAAACGTTTCCTCCCAAAGACTGAGCTTATAAAGAAACACAGTTGGTAGCTGATGGTGTTCAGTGTGAGCCTGGTGTCAGCTTTCCTTTGTTCTCTGAGCACTGTATCCTTTGTAAcctgctcctgtcctggcagggtttttttaagcagctgtgtttctgtgatgtAGTTAAACTAAAGAAAACCTATTTTAACAGCTATCACAAGAATTGGTGCTGTTCCAGACAGAAGAATTAATCTTTTCTCGTGgtgaaagatgaaaataatGTGATGTTTCTGTTTATGCACATCTGGTACTGGGctttctgaccactctttcccATTGCTTGCCATAGGAGAGCTGCCTTTGTCCCTGGCTGCCTGCACCAACCAGCTCTGCATTGTGAAATTCCTCCTGGAGAATCCCTACCAGGCAGCCAACATTGCTGCTGAGGACTCCATGGGCAACATGGTCCTGCACACCCTGGTGGAGATTGCAGATAACACCAAGGATAACACCAAGTTTGTGACCAAGATGTACAATAACATATTGATCCTTGGTGCCAAAATTAATCCCATCCTCAAGCTGGAAGAACTCACCAACAAGAAAGGGCTGACTCCTCTAACTCTGGCAGCCAAAACAGGGAAGATAGGGGTAGGTGAACAGAGGTGTTTGACTGTCCCATTGCTGTGTCACATTATAGAGAGAACATATAAAACATTCAGGCAGAATGGATTTTAGGACTTTATTATTGAGGTCTTTTAGTTAAGAGGAACTGGCGCTGCAGTTTAACTGCACAGCCCTCAAAGGCTACAAAGAGTGAGTgtgtctgtgcccagctggTTTATTCACACCCCACTGGTATGCAAGGCAGCCCCAGAGGAAACAGAAAGTGGATCTCTGATATCATCTGAACCACTGGAGCTCTTTTATTTCACACTGGCTGATGTAACTCATCTTCTGGCAGTCCCCATTCAAAGTGACTGCTCAGAGACGTGTAacatctctgcttttctcttgcAGTTTTGAAACAGATAATTCCAAGTTGTAAGAGGTGTTTGTATTTCCCATCTCCCGTCACACAGTGAGAAAATTACTGTGTTTATTTTAGACTGTGatctctgcagtgctccagTGGTTTGGCTTCAGCTCAGTTGAACTAGGGAGAAATGACCCTTCCTGTGTTGTGGAGAGACTGAGGAATGACAAGTCCATGAGCACTGAAACCTTGGTTGTATTGTTCTTTTGCAATTAGATTTTCGCTTACATCCTCAGACGGGAGATCAAAGACCCCGAGTGCAGACACTTGTCCAGGAAGTTCACTGAATGGGCCTATGGACCTGTCCACTCCTCTCTTTATGACCTGTCCTGTATAGACACCTGTGAGAAAAATTCAGTGCTGGAGATCCTTGCCTACAGCAGTGAGACACCAGTAAGTACTGCACCTCCTTTCCTGGGGAGAGCTTCATGTTCCACACAGAGCATCTTCTCCCTCATTTCCATAAAACAGCAACCTCCATCCTGAGCTTAAGGGAACTAGAGGGATCATTTGCTGAAGATTTACAGAATATGGGTTTTTTCAAAGTCCAGTATATTCTGGTCCTAACAAAATTCTTGTTTTGCTCCTGCACAGAACCGTCACGAGATGCTGCTGGTGGAGCCCCTTaacaggctgctgcaggacaagTGGGACCGCTTTGTCAAGCACTTGTTTTACTTCAACTTCTTTGTCTACACCATGCACATCACCATCCTCACTGCAGCTGCTTACTACAGACCTGTACAGAAGAATGAAAAGGTACATTATCCTGTCCTGTGTCAGGGGAACCACCCACTGCAAGATATCCCAATTTGAATGCATGCCCTTAGCAtccaaattttcccctttcctaAAAGCAGGAGAGAGATTTGACCCTCCTTGCTTCCCACTCTTGCCCCCTTGCTGCAGCACATTGAGAAACTTAACCACCCCCTGTTCCCCCAGAAATGGAGTTGCTTCCAGCAACTGCAAggccagcagctcagcagaacTATATCTACTTTTCTGTCTTCTACAGCCTCCCTTCACCTTTGGTTACAGCACTGGGGAATATTTTCGAGTAACTGGAGAGATCCTGAGTGTACTGGGAggcctctatttttttttcagaggggtaagatatttgaaaattttccttttgctgtttgTGTAGGTGTAGGAGAGAATCAAACAAGCTTTTCCTATTAGTGAGCATTGGCTGCTTAGATAATCCATGTTTTAGTCAAGAGGTACAAATCATTTTCCTTGATTTGATGTTATTGGAAGGGTCCTCCATAGATCTTACACCAGTGCTGGTTTTGAGCTTGTGAGGTGTTTTATGGGTACCAGCTCCCTGATACAGGGGTCAGTGCTTAGTTAATTAATTCACAGGGGATATTAATATTTCCTTGATGCAAACCTGGTCTTTGTTCTCTTTTCAGATCCAATATTTCATGCAGAGGCGCCCATCACTGAGGACACTGATAGTTGATGGCTACAGTGAGGTTCTTTTGTAAGCTCCAATATCTTTGATTGCATTTCATTGTGTGGGATCTGTAGCTGAGGCTGAAGCCACCTGTGATAGGAGCTTTGCTATAATTCCCTGGGTCTTTAGAGTTTCCAGTGGATATCCTTGAACAGATGGGTCTGGATCAGTGACCTCCTGTGGAGGTAAAGCAAATTAAGTGTCTGAATGTTCAGTGTGTCATGCAGGAGTTAGGAATAGATTTCCAAGTGGGATTTACACATTGTTTATGCAGAAAGCCTCTCCAAGGCCCTTTCTCTTCCCAGCTGGACAATCCCTTGTTCTGTTCTCTCCCCCATGGGGCTGCTCTGTTCCCAGCACCTGTGGCCAGCTCAGCCCTCTGCACTCACACCACTCTTGTCTTCCAGCTTTGtccactccctgctcctgctgagctctgtggtgCTCTACTTCTGTGGCCAGGAGCTCTACGTGGCTTCCATGGTGTTCTCCTTAGCCTTGGGCTGGGCCAACATGCTCTACTACACGCGGGGCTTCCAGCAGATGGGCATTTACTCGGTCATGATCGCCAAGGTCAGTGCAGGGAGcgcctgagggggcagcagagCCTCACCGCAGGAGCTTCTGCAGCAGCCCCATTTCCAGGCCATGCCTGCCTCTCATATGACTCTGCTACCCTTTGTTATTATTTTCTGAGTGAAGTGATAAAATGTAAGTGATGTTAAACCCCCCCCCACCTGCTCTTCACCCATTTGTTTTATAGCAGTCTTGATAggatgatgattattattattatttttattacctGCCATGCTTCAAAATAACTATAATTGGGTGGGCATGGATGCAAGGAGACTGAGAAAAGCCTCACCAGTCTCTCCAGTCTGCTCTGGTGGGAGATGGCCCAGCTTTCTACCAGCTGGAAATTTCTCCAGGTATAAATAAAATGTTGCCAGAGCAATTAGCCAAGAGGCAGTAGCTGGCTAATAAACCTCTCTGTGATGTAGCCAGCCAGCCCAAGAGGGGAAGAGAAGTGGAACTGCCTTTATGTGGCTTGTGCTCACAAAGAAGAAACTGTTCCCATGTGTATGTGTTGCATTTGTGTGTAAATTGTTGCATGGataagagaaaaatgttttctgtattaAAGTTTATTATCTCAGCTGGATAATAATGCTTAATGCATGAACAGCCAGTTCAGAAAAAATGCATTCTTGAGCCAAAGCAATATTTTCTACCAGTTTTTGTTGCAGTTTACATTCaagttttaaaatctttttatcTGTTTCCATGCTACAGATGATCCTTAGGGATTTATGTCGCTTCATGTTTGTCTATCTTGTATTCCTCTTGGGATTTTCTACAGGTAATATTCTACTTGCAGTTACTTTTTTTTAGGTAAAAGAATctcagaaaattttattttttaagttgcTTAGATGTTTTTGGTCACAACAAAAAACTAACAAATTAACCTAATTAATAGGAAAAATCTCTTTAGAATAACAATTATTTGTTGTCATTTCATACAGCTTTTCAAAGTTGCAAAGCTGAATAGAAAACCAGCCATCCTTTCCTATGTGGAGAAAACTGAGGCAGCACCTGCTAAGAGGGTGTCAGCTCTGGGGAATATTTTATAGGGCAATTTCCCTGGGGTCAATGTGCTGTGCAGGGAACGTGCGTTacctctctgctccttttcACTGCTTGCAATGAAGTTATGATCTCAAACTGTGTTTCCATTGTGTGAATTCTCTTTTTGCCACAGCTGTGGTGACTTTGATTGAAGATGACAATGAGGGGCAGGAAACAAATATCTCTGACTATGCCAAGTGCTGCCACTTGAAACGGGGCCGCACCTCCTACAACAGCCTCTACTACACCTGCCTGGAGCTCTTCAAATTCACCATTGGCATGGGGGACCTGGAGTTCACAGAGAATTACAGGTTCAAATCTGTGTTTGTCATCCTGCTGGTGCTCTATGTCATCCTCACCTACATCCTCCTGCTCAACATGCTCATTGCACTGATGGGGGAAACTGTCAACAAAATTGCACAGGAGAGCAAGAGCATCTGGAAACTCCAGGTGTGTTGGTTCTGTCAGGCTGCTGTCCAAAAAAAAGGTGTGGGGAATCAGAAGAGATTTCAGAAAGAATCCTTAGGAGATGACATCTAAATAGCAGGTCACTGCTTCTTCCTGATTCACCTGAACAGCTCCTAAAAAAAGTGTATTAGCTCCTTTTCCATGTATATTTAATGTTTTGACTAAGCAGATATTGCCAGTGTTCCACAGATTTTCAGAATGTaagaaaagaagtatttttttaattggattAAATTATTGGTCTTTGTATGATGGAAAATCCTGATCAGACTATGAAGGAAGAGATTATGCAAGGGGAAAACCAATCTTTACCAGAATCAGTTTTTGTTGGAGGTAAGAAAGGAACTTCACAGTTTTATTCTCAGGGCAGTAATTCAGCATTTTCAGTGACATATTAACAAAGGGTGATGCTGCAGAGTTACAGTGTCTGCTCTAAGATGTTGACAATGAtaaaaactttctttttcaaaCAAAGAAAGAATTCAGGATTTGTTTGACTTTGACCAGCAGTCCCTCagtgctctgctttcctttaCCTGGCAGAGAGCCATCACAATCCTGGACATTGAGAACAGCTACTTGAACTGTCTGAGGCACTCGTTCCGCTCTGGGAAGCAAGTCCTGGTGGGGATCACCCCTGATGGCCAAGATGATTACAGATGGTGCTTCAGGTAACCTCTTTGTTTGTGTATCAAGCCAACAAGCTTTTGTAGACAAACAGCTTCAAGTATCTGGTGGTGGGAAGCAGAACTTTCCCCCTGGAGCACTCTGAAGAATAGTACACTAATAGTGTCTGCAATGGTCAGTTTAATCTGGGTTTTGGGTCAGATTGAGGCTTGAGAGGTGACATTTTGTGGTATAAACTGATCCTGGAGCTGTCTGGTGATCCTTAGAATAGATCTTGGGTTTGTTGTTGTCTCCCTAGGGTTGATGAAGTGAACTGGTCCACGTGGAACACTAATCTGGGCATCATCAACGAAGACCCTGGGTACTCCGGGGACCTCAGACGAAATCTCAGTTTCTCCATTAAGCCTGGCAGAGGTGAGGCTTTCAGGGACCCAAATCCTGCACTCTGGtgaaagcagcagcatggaGGGCAGTCAGTGCTTTGCACTTACTGATAATGCAGTGGCTGAGCTGATGGCATTTTCA
This region includes:
- the TRPV1 gene encoding transient receptor potential cation channel subfamily V member 1; this encodes MSSILGKMKKFGSFDTEESEVTDEHTDGEDSVQEAPDNTQGPLSSRVHPPKSNIFARRGRFVMGDSDKDMAPMDSFCQMDHLMAPSVIKFHVNLERGKLHKLLSTDSITGCSEKAFRFYDRRRIFDAVAQGNTKDLSDLLLYLNRTFKHLTDEEFKEPETGKTCLLKAMLNLHDGKNDTIPLLLDIARKTGTLKEFVNAEYTDNYYKGQTALHIAIERRNMYLVKLLVQNGADVHARACGEFFRKIKGKSGFYFGELPLSLAACTNQLCIVKFLLENPYQAANIAAEDSMGNMVLHTLVEIADNTKDNTKFVTKMYNNILILGAKINPILKLEELTNKKGLTPLTLAAKTGKIGIFAYILRREIKDPECRHLSRKFTEWAYGPVHSSLYDLSCIDTCEKNSVLEILAYSSETPNRHEMLLVEPLNRLLQDKWDRFVKHLFYFNFFVYTMHITILTAAAYYRPVQKKPPFTFGYSTGEYFRVTGEILSVLGGLYFFFRGIQYFMQRRPSLRTLIVDGYSEVLFFVHSLLLLSSVVLYFCGQELYVASMVFSLALGWANMLYYTRGFQQMGIYSVMIAKMILRDLCRFMFVYLVFLLGFSTAVVTLIEDDNEGQETNISDYAKCCHLKRGRTSYNSLYYTCLELFKFTIGMGDLEFTENYRFKSVFVILLVLYVILTYILLLNMLIALMGETVNKIAQESKSIWKLQRAITILDIENSYLNCLRHSFRSGKQVLVGITPDGQDDYRWCFRVDEVNWSTWNTNLGIINEDPGYSGDLRRNLSFSIKPGRVSGKHWKTLVPLLKDGEKRREEPHKPPEEVKLKPVLEPYFEAEDSEELKESIPKSA